From one Burkholderia pyrrocinia genomic stretch:
- a CDS encoding VacJ family lipoprotein, translating into MNKVRIIAATVAASAMLTGCATGPNRNPNDPLEPMNRTMYKINDAVDSNIAVPIAKGYQKITPTPVRTAISNFFSNLGDLGNMANNLLQLRITDATQDLMRVAMNSLFGVAGLIDIATPAGLPKHHQDFGLTLARWGVPSGPYLVLPVFGPSTVRDGVGRAVDVRFNLLNYIEPAARNPMYIAQFISARSDLLGATDLLKQAALDPYSFVRDAYLQQRKSLTYRSQSSSTALPNYSEPGESGAAPAATPAVPGLPNYEDPGESGGASGATPNNAPAAPGLPQYDDPGADNAMPASTPAAAPAPASSGPATVPAADVTPAGPATPASSPAAQ; encoded by the coding sequence ATGAATAAGGTGCGAATCATTGCGGCGACCGTCGCCGCCAGCGCAATGCTGACCGGCTGCGCGACGGGACCGAACCGCAATCCGAACGACCCGCTCGAGCCGATGAACCGGACGATGTACAAGATCAACGACGCCGTCGATTCGAACATCGCGGTGCCGATCGCGAAGGGTTACCAGAAGATCACGCCGACGCCCGTGCGCACCGCGATCAGCAACTTCTTCTCGAACCTCGGCGATCTCGGCAACATGGCAAACAACCTGCTGCAGTTGCGCATCACCGATGCGACGCAGGATCTGATGCGCGTGGCGATGAACTCGCTGTTCGGCGTCGCCGGCCTGATCGACATCGCGACGCCGGCCGGGCTGCCGAAGCATCACCAGGATTTCGGCCTGACGCTCGCGCGCTGGGGCGTGCCGTCCGGCCCGTACCTCGTGTTGCCCGTGTTCGGGCCGAGCACGGTCCGCGACGGCGTCGGCCGCGCGGTGGACGTGCGCTTCAACCTGCTCAACTACATCGAGCCGGCCGCGCGCAATCCGATGTACATCGCGCAATTCATCAGCGCGCGTTCGGACCTGCTCGGCGCGACCGACCTGCTGAAGCAGGCCGCGCTCGATCCGTATTCGTTCGTGCGCGACGCGTACCTGCAGCAGCGCAAGTCGCTGACGTATCGCAGCCAGTCGTCGTCGACCGCGCTGCCGAACTACAGCGAGCCGGGCGAATCGGGCGCCGCGCCGGCCGCGACGCCGGCCGTGCCGGGGCTGCCGAACTACGAGGATCCGGGCGAGTCGGGCGGCGCATCGGGCGCCACGCCGAACAACGCGCCGGCCGCGCCGGGATTGCCGCAGTACGACGATCCGGGTGCGGACAATGCGATGCCCGCGAGTACGCCTGCCGCGGCACCGGCGCCGGCATCGTCGGGCCCGGCGACGGTGCCGGCTGCTGACGTCACGCCGGCCGGGCCGGCAACGCCTGCGAGCAGTCCGGCCGCGCAGTAA
- a CDS encoding response regulator: protein MSAPDTARPAARLLLVDDHPLVRDGLRMRLEAADLSVVGEAGNADEALALAASLEPDLALMDVGMNGMNGIALSGVFHERFPGIRVLMLSMHDNIEYVTQAVRAGASGYLLKDSPASEIVRAIGAVLAGQTFFSEGLAARMIHASATASPLDRLTPRERDILDALAEGLSSKQIAQQTGLSVRTVETHRLNLKRKLEIEGQAELIKFAVEHRRR, encoded by the coding sequence ATGAGCGCCCCCGACACTGCCCGGCCCGCCGCCCGATTGCTGCTCGTCGACGATCACCCGCTCGTGCGCGACGGCTTGCGGATGCGGCTCGAAGCAGCCGACCTGTCCGTGGTCGGCGAGGCCGGCAACGCCGACGAGGCGCTCGCGCTCGCCGCGTCGCTCGAACCCGATCTCGCACTGATGGACGTCGGCATGAACGGGATGAACGGCATCGCGCTGTCGGGCGTGTTCCACGAGCGTTTTCCCGGCATCCGCGTGCTGATGCTGTCGATGCACGACAACATCGAATACGTGACGCAGGCCGTGCGGGCGGGCGCGAGCGGCTACCTGCTGAAGGATTCGCCCGCGAGCGAGATCGTCCGCGCGATCGGCGCGGTGCTGGCCGGGCAGACGTTCTTCAGCGAAGGGCTCGCCGCGCGGATGATCCATGCGAGCGCGACCGCGTCGCCGCTCGATCGGCTGACGCCGCGCGAACGCGACATCCTCGACGCGCTGGCCGAAGGGTTGTCGAGCAAGCAGATCGCGCAGCAGACGGGGCTGTCGGTGCGCACGGTCGAAACGCACCGGCTCAATTTGAAGCGCAAGCTCGAGATCGAAGGGCAGGCCGAACTGATCAAGTTCGCGGTCGAGCATCGGCGGCGGTAG
- the shc gene encoding squalene--hopene cyclase has product MNDLTEMATLSAGTVPAGVDAAVARATDALLAAQNADGHWVYELEADSTIPAEYVLLVHYLGETPNLELEQKIGRYLRRIQQADGGWPLFTDGAPNISASVKAYFALKVIGDDENAEHMQRARKAIHAMGGAEMSNVFTRIQLALYGAIPWRAVPMMPVEIMLLPQWFPFHLSKVSYWARTVIVPLLVLNAKRPLAKNPRGVRIDELFIDPPVNAGLLPRQGHQSAGWFAFFRVVDHALRAVDGLFPSYTRERAIRQAVSFVDERLNGEDGLGAIYPAMANAVMMYDVLGYAEDHPNRAIARKALDKLLVVQEDEAYCQPCLSPVWDTSLAAHALLETGDARAEDAVLRGLDWLRPLQILDVRGDWISRRPNVRPGGWAFQYANAHYPDVDDTAVVVMAMDRAQKLRKSDAYRDSMARAREWVVGMQSSDGGWGAFEPENTQYYLNNIPFSDHGALLDPPTSDVSGRCLSMLSQLGETAANSEPTRRALDYMLKEQEPDGSWYGRWGMNYVYGTWTALCSLNAAGLGPEDPRVKRGAQWLLSIQNKDGGWGEDGDSYKLNYRGFEQAPSTASQTAWALLGLMAAGEVNNPAVARGVDYLIAEQNEEGLWDETRFTATGFPRVFYLRYHGYRKFFPLWALARYRNLKRDNTTRVTVGM; this is encoded by the coding sequence ATGAACGATCTCACCGAAATGGCTACCCTGTCCGCCGGCACCGTGCCGGCCGGCGTCGACGCGGCCGTCGCGCGTGCGACCGACGCGCTGCTGGCCGCGCAGAACGCGGACGGACACTGGGTCTACGAACTCGAAGCCGATTCGACGATTCCCGCCGAATACGTGCTGCTCGTCCACTATCTCGGCGAGACGCCGAACCTCGAGCTCGAACAGAAGATCGGCCGGTATCTGCGCCGCATCCAGCAGGCGGACGGCGGCTGGCCGCTGTTCACCGACGGCGCGCCGAACATCAGCGCGAGCGTGAAGGCGTATTTCGCGCTGAAGGTGATCGGCGACGACGAGAACGCCGAGCACATGCAGCGCGCACGCAAGGCGATCCACGCGATGGGCGGCGCCGAGATGTCGAACGTGTTCACGCGCATCCAGCTCGCGCTGTACGGCGCGATTCCGTGGCGCGCGGTGCCGATGATGCCGGTCGAGATCATGCTGCTGCCGCAGTGGTTCCCGTTCCACCTGTCGAAGGTGTCGTACTGGGCGCGTACCGTGATCGTGCCGCTGCTCGTGCTGAACGCGAAGCGCCCGCTCGCGAAGAACCCGCGCGGCGTGCGCATCGACGAGCTGTTCATCGATCCGCCCGTCAACGCCGGGCTGCTGCCGCGCCAGGGGCACCAGAGCGCCGGCTGGTTCGCGTTCTTCCGCGTGGTCGACCATGCGCTGCGCGCGGTCGACGGCCTGTTCCCGAGCTACACGCGCGAACGCGCGATCCGCCAGGCCGTGTCGTTCGTCGACGAGCGCCTGAACGGCGAGGACGGCCTCGGCGCGATCTATCCGGCGATGGCCAACGCGGTGATGATGTACGACGTGCTCGGCTACGCGGAAGATCATCCGAACCGCGCGATCGCGCGCAAGGCGCTCGACAAGCTGCTCGTCGTGCAGGAGGACGAAGCATATTGCCAGCCGTGCCTGTCGCCGGTGTGGGACACGTCGCTCGCGGCGCACGCGCTGCTCGAAACCGGCGATGCGCGCGCCGAGGACGCCGTGCTGCGCGGCCTCGACTGGCTGCGCCCGCTGCAGATCCTCGACGTGCGCGGCGACTGGATCTCGCGCCGCCCGAACGTGCGGCCCGGCGGCTGGGCGTTCCAGTACGCGAACGCGCACTACCCGGACGTCGACGATACGGCCGTGGTCGTGATGGCGATGGACCGCGCGCAGAAGCTCAGGAAGTCGGACGCGTACCGCGATTCGATGGCGCGCGCACGCGAATGGGTCGTCGGCATGCAGAGCAGCGACGGCGGCTGGGGCGCGTTCGAGCCGGAAAACACGCAGTACTACCTGAACAACATCCCGTTCTCCGATCACGGCGCGCTGCTCGATCCGCCGACGTCCGACGTGTCGGGCCGGTGCCTGTCGATGCTGTCGCAACTCGGCGAGACGGCCGCGAACAGCGAGCCGACCCGTCGCGCGCTCGACTACATGCTGAAGGAGCAGGAGCCGGACGGCAGCTGGTACGGCCGCTGGGGGATGAACTACGTGTACGGCACGTGGACGGCGCTGTGCTCGCTGAACGCCGCCGGCCTCGGGCCGGAAGATCCGCGCGTGAAGCGCGGCGCGCAGTGGCTGCTGTCGATCCAGAACAAGGACGGCGGCTGGGGCGAGGACGGCGACAGCTACAAGCTGAACTACCGCGGCTTCGAGCAGGCGCCGAGCACGGCGTCGCAGACGGCCTGGGCGCTGCTCGGCCTGATGGCGGCCGGCGAGGTGAACAACCCGGCCGTTGCGCGCGGTGTCGACTACCTGATCGCCGAGCAGAACGAAGAGGGTCTGTGGGACGAGACGCGCTTCACGGCGACAGGCTTCCCGCGCGTGTTCTACCTGCGCTATCACGGCTATCGCAAGTTCTTCCCGCTGTGGGCGCTCGCGCGCTACCGCAACCTGAAGCGCGACAACACGACGCGCGTCACGGTCGGGATGTAA
- a CDS encoding MlaC/ttg2D family ABC transporter substrate-binding protein, which yields MKRHLFAFVAAAAVSVSAFAQSAPVDIVRNAVEGTVTAMKADPAARGGDMAKVTQVVEQRFLPATNFERTTRIAVGDAWKQATPDQQQELYKQFKLLMTRTYAASLAQLGGQDAKFSFKAGGASGADALVQSTVTTPGDSQSVGYRLGKVGNDWKIYDIDMSGAWLIQVYQGQFKSQLASGGIAGLIAYLQKHNSRTN from the coding sequence ATGAAACGTCATCTGTTTGCTTTCGTCGCGGCCGCCGCCGTGTCGGTTTCCGCTTTCGCGCAGAGCGCGCCGGTCGATATCGTCCGCAATGCGGTCGAGGGCACCGTCACCGCGATGAAGGCCGATCCGGCCGCCCGCGGCGGTGACATGGCGAAGGTCACGCAGGTCGTCGAGCAGCGCTTCCTGCCCGCGACCAACTTCGAGCGCACGACCCGCATCGCCGTCGGCGACGCGTGGAAGCAGGCGACGCCGGACCAGCAACAGGAGCTGTACAAGCAGTTCAAGCTGCTGATGACGCGCACCTATGCCGCGTCGCTCGCGCAGCTCGGCGGCCAGGACGCGAAGTTCTCGTTCAAGGCCGGCGGCGCGTCGGGCGCCGACGCGCTCGTGCAGTCGACGGTGACGACGCCGGGCGACAGCCAGTCGGTCGGCTATCGTCTCGGCAAGGTCGGCAACGACTGGAAGATCTACGACATCGACATGTCGGGCGCGTGGCTGATCCAGGTCTACCAGGGCCAGTTCAAGAGCCAGCTCGCGTCGGGCGGGATCGCCGGGCTGATCGCGTATCTGCAGAAGCACAATTCGCGGACGAACTGA
- a CDS encoding phosphorylase — protein sequence MAFEARIARGDGVEAVFAARADRLERALADATARGCAGIVSFGTAGGLAPDLAPGALVIATAIDGPFGRVETDAGWSTRLVAALHDTPVWARVTRGTIAAVGAPVVSEQEKASLHHAKGALAVDMESHIAAAFAAARGVPFAVCRAIVDPAWRTLPRAATAGLRDDGSTAILPILRELLKQPSQLGPLLQVASDARAARTTLIQARHAFERTGAMRIV from the coding sequence ATGGCGTTCGAGGCGCGCATCGCACGCGGCGACGGCGTCGAGGCCGTATTCGCCGCGCGGGCCGACCGGCTCGAGCGCGCGCTGGCCGACGCGACCGCGCGCGGTTGCGCGGGCATCGTGAGCTTCGGCACCGCGGGCGGGCTCGCGCCCGACCTGGCGCCCGGCGCGCTCGTGATCGCGACCGCGATCGACGGGCCGTTCGGCCGCGTCGAGACCGATGCGGGCTGGAGTACGCGGCTCGTCGCGGCGCTGCACGACACGCCGGTTTGGGCGCGCGTCACGCGCGGCACGATCGCGGCGGTCGGTGCGCCGGTCGTCAGCGAACAGGAAAAGGCGTCGCTGCACCACGCGAAGGGCGCGCTCGCCGTCGACATGGAGTCGCATATCGCGGCGGCCTTCGCGGCTGCGCGCGGCGTGCCGTTCGCGGTGTGCCGCGCGATCGTCGATCCGGCGTGGCGCACGTTGCCGCGCGCGGCAACGGCCGGCCTGCGCGACGACGGCAGCACGGCGATCCTGCCGATTCTGCGCGAATTGCTGAAGCAGCCGTCGCAGCTCGGCCCGCTGCTGCAGGTCGCGAGCGATGCGCGCGCGGCGCGCACGACGCTGATCCAGGCACGGCACGCATTCGAGCGTACGGGCGCGATGCGGATCGTCTGA
- a CDS encoding MMPL family transporter has product MVTSLIVRLVAWSVRRPVWVVVLSLVIAALSGVYVAQHFKINTDISKLVDAEPQWAALGQAVDKAFPQRNGTILAVVEAPAPEFANAAAQALTEALQKQAEAGRIGQVAEPGGGPFFEHNGLLFLSPQEVSDTTSQLASARPLVNELAKNPSLTGLATTLATTLGQPLLTGQVKLPAMAKLLARSAATVDDVLAGKPAAFSWRALVDSDAARQPARAFVTVQPVVNYGALKAGAETSQVIRDAARSLDLEKRYGAAVRLTGEQPLADDEFASVEDGAALNGALTLLAVLVILWLALRSKRMIGSVLVTLFVGLVVTAALGLAMVGSLNMISVAFMVLFVGLGVDFSIQYGVKYREERFRDPRIDHALIGAAHSMGMPLALATAAVAASFFSFIPTAYRGVSELGLIAGVGMFVALLTTLTLLPALLRLFAPPGESKTPGFPWLAPVDDFLDRHRKPILIGTLVVVIGALPLLAFLRFDFNPLHLKDPHSESMATLLALKDSPEAAVNDVTLLAPSLADADAAAKRLDALPEVGRTTTLSTFIPADQPAKRAAIAAAASDLLPALTQPAAPPATDAQRVAALKRVSDLLGYAAEDHPGPGAAAAQHLSASLAKLAAADSATRDRAERAFSDTLRMALGQLAALLQPQDITRESLPPQLVRDWVAPDGHALVQISPKVPKGVDPNDDTMLRRFAQTVKAAEPGTTGGPISILHSADTIINAFLHAALWSIISITILLWLTLRRFGDVLRTLVPLLVSGVVTLEMCVVLGMPLNFANIIALPLMLGVGVAFKVYFVMAWRAGQTGLLHSSLTHAVLFSAATTATAFGSLWLSHHPGTSSMGKLLALALTCTLIGAVVFQPVLMGKPRVRRAKNQLQGINE; this is encoded by the coding sequence ATGGTGACATCTCTCATCGTCCGACTCGTTGCGTGGTCGGTGCGCCGCCCCGTCTGGGTCGTCGTCCTGTCGCTCGTCATCGCTGCCCTCAGCGGTGTCTACGTCGCGCAGCATTTCAAGATCAACACCGACATCAGCAAGCTCGTCGATGCGGAACCGCAATGGGCCGCGCTCGGCCAGGCCGTCGACAAAGCGTTCCCGCAACGCAACGGCACGATCCTCGCGGTCGTCGAAGCGCCCGCGCCCGAATTCGCGAATGCCGCCGCGCAGGCGCTGACCGAAGCGCTGCAGAAGCAGGCCGAAGCCGGCCGCATCGGCCAGGTCGCCGAACCCGGCGGCGGGCCGTTCTTCGAGCACAACGGGCTGCTGTTCCTGTCGCCGCAGGAAGTCTCCGATACGACGTCTCAGCTCGCGAGCGCGCGCCCGCTCGTCAACGAACTCGCGAAGAACCCGAGCCTGACCGGGCTCGCGACGACGCTGGCCACCACGCTCGGCCAGCCGCTCCTGACCGGCCAGGTGAAACTGCCCGCGATGGCGAAGCTGCTCGCACGCAGTGCCGCGACGGTCGACGACGTGCTGGCCGGCAAGCCGGCCGCGTTCTCATGGCGCGCGCTGGTCGACAGCGACGCCGCGCGGCAGCCCGCGCGCGCATTCGTCACCGTGCAGCCCGTGGTCAACTACGGCGCGCTGAAGGCCGGTGCGGAAACCAGCCAGGTGATCCGCGACGCTGCCCGTTCGCTCGACCTCGAGAAGCGATACGGCGCGGCCGTGCGCCTGACCGGCGAACAGCCGCTCGCCGACGACGAATTCGCATCGGTCGAGGACGGCGCGGCGCTCAACGGCGCGCTCACGCTGCTCGCCGTGCTCGTCATCCTGTGGCTTGCGCTGCGCTCGAAGCGGATGATCGGCTCGGTGCTCGTCACGCTGTTCGTCGGCCTCGTCGTGACCGCCGCGCTCGGCCTCGCGATGGTCGGCTCGCTGAACATGATCTCGGTCGCGTTCATGGTGCTGTTCGTCGGCCTCGGCGTCGACTTCTCGATCCAGTACGGCGTGAAGTACCGCGAGGAACGCTTCCGCGATCCGCGCATCGATCACGCGTTGATCGGCGCCGCGCACTCGATGGGCATGCCGCTCGCACTGGCCACCGCGGCCGTCGCGGCGAGCTTCTTCTCGTTCATCCCCACCGCCTATCGCGGCGTGTCCGAGCTCGGCCTGATCGCGGGCGTCGGGATGTTCGTCGCGCTGCTGACCACGCTTACGCTGCTGCCCGCGCTGCTGCGCCTGTTCGCGCCGCCGGGCGAATCGAAGACGCCGGGCTTCCCGTGGCTCGCGCCGGTCGACGATTTCCTCGATCGTCATCGCAAGCCGATCCTGATCGGCACGCTCGTGGTCGTGATCGGCGCGCTGCCGCTGCTCGCGTTCCTGCGCTTCGACTTCAACCCGCTGCACCTGAAGGATCCGCACAGCGAATCGATGGCGACGCTGCTCGCGCTGAAGGATTCGCCCGAAGCGGCCGTCAACGACGTCACGCTGCTCGCGCCGTCGCTCGCCGACGCCGATGCGGCCGCGAAGCGTCTCGACGCGCTGCCGGAAGTCGGCCGCACGACCACGCTGTCGACCTTCATCCCCGCCGACCAGCCGGCCAAGCGCGCGGCGATCGCCGCGGCCGCGAGCGACCTGCTGCCCGCGCTGACGCAGCCGGCCGCGCCGCCTGCGACCGACGCGCAGCGCGTCGCCGCGCTCAAGCGCGTGTCGGACCTGCTCGGCTACGCGGCGGAAGATCACCCGGGCCCGGGCGCGGCTGCCGCGCAACACCTGTCCGCGTCGCTCGCGAAGCTCGCCGCCGCCGACAGCGCGACGCGCGACCGCGCCGAGCGCGCGTTCTCCGATACGCTGCGCATGGCGCTCGGCCAGCTCGCGGCGCTGCTCCAGCCGCAGGACATCACGCGCGAATCGCTGCCGCCGCAACTCGTGCGCGACTGGGTCGCGCCGGACGGCCACGCGCTCGTGCAGATCTCGCCGAAGGTGCCGAAGGGCGTCGACCCGAACGACGACACGATGCTGCGCCGTTTCGCGCAGACCGTGAAGGCCGCGGAACCGGGCACGACCGGCGGGCCGATCTCGATCCTGCATTCGGCCGACACGATCATCAACGCGTTCCTGCACGCGGCGCTGTGGTCGATCATTTCGATCACGATCCTGCTGTGGCTCACGCTGCGCCGCTTCGGCGACGTGCTGCGCACGCTGGTGCCGCTGCTCGTGTCGGGCGTCGTGACGCTCGAGATGTGCGTCGTGCTCGGCATGCCGCTGAACTTCGCGAACATCATCGCGCTGCCGCTGATGCTCGGCGTCGGCGTCGCGTTCAAGGTGTATTTCGTGATGGCGTGGCGCGCGGGGCAGACGGGGTTGCTGCATTCGAGCCTCACGCACGCGGTGCTGTTCAGCGCCGCGACGACGGCGACCGCATTCGGCAGCCTGTGGCTGTCGCACCACCCGGGCACGTCGAGCATGGGCAAGCTGCTCGCGCTGGCACTGACCTGCACGCTGATCGGCGCCGTGGTGTTCCAGCCCGTCCTGATGGGCAAACCGCGCGTCAGACGCGCCAAGAACCAATTGCAAGGAATCAATGAATAA
- the hpnE gene encoding hydroxysqualene dehydroxylase HpnE: protein MPRTVHVIGAGLAGLSAAVELQRRGRHIVLHDAHAHAGGRCRSWFDGTLNTTLDSGLHSVFAGQAATQRYLRATGAADQLVGPALPEFPVVDVASQQRWTLRFGNGHWPSWLFDAASRAPGTTPLDYLALAPLAFALTGRSLAQTMRCDGVLWDRWLRPYWLGVLNVEPRHASAELARAVLCSMFAAGGPGCRPLVARHGLGSAFVEPALRMLQHGGAQIRLNSRLDAFEFGAHGNAVDAVAIGGGRIDLAPGDAVVLAVPPEVALPLVPELTAPDTFSAVVTAYFAVEPPAGSPLQTTVVNGTVDAVRAGGGQLAATIRDAGRWLDTPRDVLARRIWEDVARVTGANPETIPAWQLVVEPRAGFAAVPSQEMKRPAVRTRWTNLVLAGDWIATGLPATIEGAIRSGQLAADVLQTQ, encoded by the coding sequence ATGCCCAGAACCGTCCACGTGATCGGTGCCGGACTCGCGGGCCTGTCGGCCGCGGTCGAGCTGCAACGCCGCGGGCGGCACATCGTGCTGCACGATGCGCACGCGCATGCGGGCGGCCGCTGCCGGTCATGGTTCGACGGGACGCTGAACACGACGCTCGACAGCGGGCTGCATTCGGTGTTCGCCGGGCAGGCGGCAACGCAGCGCTACCTGCGCGCGACCGGCGCGGCCGATCAACTGGTCGGGCCCGCGCTGCCTGAATTTCCGGTCGTCGACGTCGCGTCGCAGCAGCGCTGGACGCTGCGTTTCGGCAACGGGCACTGGCCGTCGTGGCTGTTCGATGCCGCGTCGCGCGCGCCGGGCACGACGCCGCTCGACTACCTCGCGCTCGCCCCGCTCGCGTTTGCGCTCACGGGCCGTTCACTCGCACAGACGATGCGATGCGACGGCGTGCTGTGGGATCGTTGGCTGCGGCCGTATTGGCTCGGGGTGCTGAACGTCGAGCCGCGCCACGCGAGTGCCGAACTCGCGCGCGCGGTGCTGTGCAGCATGTTTGCCGCGGGCGGCCCCGGTTGCCGTCCGCTCGTTGCGCGCCACGGGCTCGGCAGCGCATTCGTCGAACCGGCGCTGCGCATGCTGCAGCACGGCGGCGCGCAGATCCGGCTGAACTCGCGGCTCGACGCGTTCGAGTTCGGCGCGCACGGCAATGCGGTCGACGCGGTCGCGATCGGCGGCGGGCGCATCGATCTCGCGCCGGGCGACGCGGTCGTGCTGGCCGTGCCGCCCGAGGTCGCGTTGCCGCTCGTACCCGAACTCACCGCGCCGGATACCTTCAGCGCGGTCGTGACCGCCTATTTCGCGGTCGAGCCGCCAGCCGGCAGCCCGCTGCAGACGACCGTCGTCAATGGCACCGTCGACGCGGTGCGCGCCGGCGGCGGCCAGCTCGCGGCGACGATCCGCGATGCGGGCCGCTGGCTCGACACGCCGCGCGACGTGCTCGCGCGGCGAATCTGGGAAGACGTCGCGCGCGTGACCGGCGCGAACCCGGAAACCATCCCTGCGTGGCAGCTCGTCGTCGAGCCGCGCGCGGGCTTTGCGGCGGTGCCGTCGCAGGAAATGAAACGTCCGGCCGTGCGTACGCGCTGGACCAATCTTGTGCTGGCGGGCGACTGGATTGCCACCGGTTTGCCCGCCACGATCGAGGGCGCGATCCGTTCCGGCCAGCTGGCCGCGGACGTGCTCCAGACACAATAA
- a CDS encoding cache domain-containing protein: MRLKAKIFLLAIVPFLLAIAGIGFGVRQQATSLARTQHATIQAAYLSSKEVELKHYVELATSAIMPLYDASGRNARDDALLRTQALAMLQKMDFGPDGYFFVYDLHGNALMHPREPERVGHNFWSMRDPQGALTIQKLIGAASHGGGYVRYAWQRPSTGRVAPKLGYVVALERWGWMVGTGIYLDDVDTALQRIDARASANIERTMSWLTAIALTGAAAIAVCALVLNVSESRSADAKLKLLAQRVVESQEQERARLSRELHDGISQMMVSAKLMLESALARFERGASRVPEAEQALVSGVGRLGDTLREVRRISHALRPSMLDDLGLAAALEQLVRELGAESGIDIGYTQVAHSGTRPLPEAVNTALFRIAQEALSNIVHHAQATRAAVTLDVGAHSVTLTIADNGCGFDAERSQADARRGIGLRNMRERLDALGGMLTISSQVGHTIVAARVPLRSAA, translated from the coding sequence ATGAGACTCAAGGCAAAGATCTTCCTTCTGGCCATCGTGCCGTTCCTGCTCGCGATCGCCGGCATCGGCTTCGGCGTGCGCCAGCAGGCGACGTCGCTCGCGCGCACGCAGCACGCGACGATCCAGGCCGCGTACCTGTCGAGCAAGGAAGTCGAGCTGAAGCACTACGTCGAGCTCGCGACGAGCGCGATCATGCCGCTCTACGACGCGAGCGGCCGCAATGCGCGCGACGACGCGCTGCTGCGCACGCAGGCGCTCGCGATGCTGCAGAAGATGGATTTCGGGCCCGACGGCTATTTCTTCGTGTACGACCTGCACGGCAATGCGCTGATGCACCCGCGCGAGCCCGAACGCGTCGGTCACAACTTCTGGTCGATGCGCGACCCGCAGGGTGCGCTGACGATCCAGAAGCTGATCGGCGCGGCATCGCACGGCGGCGGCTACGTGCGCTACGCATGGCAGCGGCCGTCGACGGGCCGCGTCGCGCCGAAGCTCGGCTACGTGGTCGCACTCGAACGCTGGGGCTGGATGGTCGGCACGGGCATCTATCTCGACGACGTCGACACCGCGCTGCAGCGCATCGACGCGCGCGCGTCCGCGAACATCGAGCGCACGATGAGCTGGCTCACCGCGATCGCGCTCACGGGCGCGGCGGCGATCGCCGTGTGCGCGCTGGTGCTGAACGTCAGCGAGTCGCGCAGCGCCGACGCGAAGCTCAAGCTGCTCGCGCAGCGCGTCGTCGAATCGCAGGAGCAGGAGCGCGCGCGGCTGTCGCGCGAACTGCACGACGGGATCAGCCAGATGATGGTGTCCGCGAAGCTGATGCTCGAATCCGCGCTCGCGCGTTTCGAACGCGGCGCGTCGCGCGTGCCCGAGGCCGAACAGGCGCTCGTATCGGGCGTCGGGCGGCTCGGCGACACGCTGCGCGAAGTGCGGCGCATCTCGCATGCGCTGCGTCCGTCGATGCTCGACGATCTCGGTCTCGCGGCCGCGCTCGAGCAGCTCGTCCGCGAGCTCGGCGCCGAAAGCGGCATCGACATCGGCTATACGCAGGTCGCGCACAGCGGCACGCGGCCGCTGCCCGAGGCTGTCAACACCGCGCTGTTCCGGATCGCGCAGGAGGCGCTCAGCAACATCGTGCATCATGCGCAGGCGACGCGCGCAGCCGTCACGCTCGACGTCGGCGCGCACTCCGTCACGCTGACCATCGCCGACAACGGCTGCGGCTTCGACGCCGAACGCTCGCAGGCCGACGCGCGCCGCGGCATCGGCCTGCGCAACATGCGCGAGCGCCTCGACGCGCTCGGCGGCATGCTGACGATCTCGTCGCAGGTCGGCCACACGATCGTCGCCGCACGCGTGCCGCTACGCAGCGCCGCGTGA